Within the Candidatus Kryptoniota bacterium genome, the region AAAAAATAATATTAGTAGCAGGTGCGACAGGCAATCTAGGCAAAAGGGTTATTAACGCTTTACTTGACAGGGGTGCTGAAGTTAGAGTGGTTGTTCGCTCAAGCAGTGATATTGAAAAATTAAATGAGCTTGAGAGACTTGGAGTGAAGATATTTAAGATAAATATGTCAAATGTAGAAGAAATGTCCGATGCATGCAGTGGTGTATCTTGTGTCGTGTCAGCATTGCAAGGATTACATGAGGTGATTGTAGATACCCAAAGAGTATTGTTGGATGCAGCAATAGCGGCAGGAATACCTCGCTTCATTCCGTCCGACTACTCGATCGATTTCACCAAGCTTCCACCCGGAGAGAACCGCAATCTCGATCTGCGCCGAGACTTCCATAAGCGCCTGGATGAGACTTCGATTTCAGCGACCACGATCTTCAACGGCGCATTTACCGATCTTCTGACCGATCAAATGCCGCTCATTCTCTTCAAACTGAAGCGAGTCCTGTATTGGGGGATGCAGACCAACGCATGGACTTCACGACGATTGACGACACGGCCGCATTCACGGCGAGCGCGGCTCTTCATCCGTCCACCCCTCGCATTTTACGAATCGCTGGCGATCAAATCAGCGCTCGGGAGCTCACAGCGGTTGTGGGTGAGGTGACGGCAAAGAAGTTCCGCCTGTTCCGCGCCGGAGGTCTGGGAATGCTCGGCACGCTTATCAAAGTAGCGCGCACCGTCACTCCCGCTGAGAAGGAGCTTTTCCCGGCATGGCAGGGCATGCAGTACATGCGTAACATGTTTGACGGCCGGGCAAAGCTAGAGCCGCTCGACAATGATCGCTATCCCAACATGCGTTGGACGACTGTGCGGGATGTGCTCTCAGCGCTTCAATTCAAGCGCCCGTCGTGAATTCTGTTGCCATGTTACGCGGGGCATAATCTAATGCATTGTGAACCGCGACACGGAACTGAATTTATAAACTCTATGTATCTGTCAAATAAATATTTTGCCGTGTGCGTTGTAACCAGTCGCTCCCGCCCAAAAGACGGCGGGCAAGCAAGCTGACGGAACCAGCGGTCGACGAATTCGCCGCGCGCCAGAAAATTTTTTTGAGGAAAGGCGATGTCTGCCGTGCGTATAGTCTACGATGAACTAGCTGCACGCCGCCGCAGCTTCCTGTCCGCCGAAGTCGTTCTTTCGACGAAGGCGGAAGCTCCGGTCCGTTAGGCCGCAGAAGAAACATTCCTCTCACCACCACCACACATAGGAGGTCACATGAAACGAGTCACTGGTATCGGCGGCATCTTCTTCAAGGCCAAAGACGCTCCATCACTGCAGGCTTGGTACAAGCGGCACTTGGGAATCGACGTCCAAGCCTGGGGCGGAGCCGCCTTCGATTGGACCGACGCCGAGGGCAAGCCGGTTGCAGGCACAACTGCCTGGCTCATCGATCCGCAAGAAAGTAATCACTTTGCTCCGAGCTCTGCTCCCTTCATGGTCAACTACCGAGTGGAAGACCTCCACGCCTTGGTCAAGGTCTTGAAGGAAGAAGGCTGCAATGTGCTCGAGAAGATTGACGAATCCGAGTATGGGAAGTTTGCCTGGGTCATTGATCCAGAGGGAAACAAGGTCGAGCTATGGCAGCCGCCTCAAGGCCAATGAGCAAGCTCGTTACTCACAGCTGCGAACTGCGGCCTAACAAGTCGCTCTCCGAAGGAGTCCTTCGGACAAGCTGACGGAACCAGGCGTCGACGATTTCGCCGCGCGCAAAAAGAATTTTTTAAGGAAAGGCGATGTCTGCCGCGCGTATGGTCTACATGGAAATGGCTGCACGTCGCCGCAGCTTCCTGTCCGCCGAAGTCGTTCTTTCGACGAAGGCGGAAGCTCCGGTCCGTTAGGACGCACGTCAACATACATCATGAAAATGTTCGTCTTCGCTCTAATCGTTGTTGTTTCTTGCATTCTCGGTTGCAGCAAGAACAATCCTGTGCAACCGCCGGGTTCATATGGAATCCGAATCATGTTACAAAATGGTTTCCAGTCAGATTCCGTGGCAATCGGCATCGACGGCCAAACACACGCTGAGTTTTAAATGGTCACAACAAACCCAAACACTGGGTTTGCTGCTTCGACCCAAACCAGTATCACCGATGGCGCTCACACTGTAAAGATCAATGTGCTAACCGACGAAGTGATCAGCGATACTGCTTTTGTGCATTCTAATAGCAATTTGTTCATAGTTGTTGATTATCTAAGATTGCAAAAACAAATTAACTATACGTTCACTACGACGCAGCCGGCAAACTGGCAAGACCAGTGAACGTGCGTGCTAACCAGGCGCTCCCGCCAAAAAGACGGAGGGCAAGCAAGCTGACGGAACAAGCTGAAGCACGAGAGCCCTGGCTCGTAAGGGTTTAGTGAAATCCATTCCTTCCTGAGCGGCGGGAAAGAGAGAAAAATCCATCTTTCAGCTCTCCAGCTTGCCTCAAGAACTTATCTGCCGTTCTACTAGGCGATGCCAGGGCATACCCCATTCTCTGATTTAGACTAATTTCTTAATCACCCTGCCAAATACAGGATGCATCTCAAACTTCAATGGAACGTTGAACTTGTGCATCGCAATATCCATCCACTCTCTCGAGGTTGTGATCTCTTTTATCACAAAACAGGAACCGTTCA harbors:
- a CDS encoding NmrA family NAD(P)-binding protein — translated: MKKIILVAGATGNLGKRVINALLDRGAEVRVVVRSSSDIEKLNELERLGVKIFKINMSNVEEMSDACSGVSCVVSALQGLHEVIVDTQRVLLDAAIAAGIPRFIPSDYSIDFTKLPPGENRNLDLRRDFHKRLDETSISATTIFNGAFTDLLTDQMPLILFKLKRVLYWGMQTNAWTSRRLTTRPHSRRARLFIRPPLAFYESLAIKSALGSSQRLWVR
- a CDS encoding VOC family protein, translated to MKRVTGIGGIFFKAKDAPSLQAWYKRHLGIDVQAWGGAAFDWTDAEGKPVAGTTAWLIDPQESNHFAPSSAPFMVNYRVEDLHALVKVLKEEGCNVLEKIDESEYGKFAWVIDPEGNKVELWQPPQGQ